In the genome of Bacteroides mediterraneensis, the window AAGCCAACCTGAAGAAAATCGTAGCCTATCTCAAGAAGAAACAAGAAGAAACAGGCATCAAGCTGTTGTGGGGTACGGCCAACGTATTCGGCCATGCACGCTATATGAACGGTGCAGCTACCAATCCTGATTTCGATGTAGTGGCTCGTGCTGCTGTACAAATCAAGAATGCCATCGATGCGACAATCGAACTGGGTGGTACGAACTACGTTTTCTGGGGAGGCCGTGAAGGTTACATGTCACTGCTGAACACCGACCAGAAACGTGAAAAAGAACACTTGGCACAGATGCTGAAAATGGCTCGTGATTATGCCCGTGCAAAAGGCTTTAAAGGAACCTTCCTGGTTGAACCCAAACCTATGGAACCGACCAAACATCAGTATGACGTAGATACAGAAACCGTAATCGGCTTCCTGAGAGCACACGGACTGGACAAAGACTTCAAAGTAAACATCGAAGTAAACCACGCCACACTGGCCGGCCATACCTTTGAACACGAACTGGCTGTCGCTGTCGACAACGGCATGCTGGGCTCTATCGACGCCAACCGCGGTGACTATCAGAACGGATGGGATACTGACCAGTTCCCTATCGACAATTATGAACTGATTCAGGCCATGATGCAGATTATCCGTGGCGGTGGTCTGGGCAACGGCGGTACTAACTTCGATGCCAAAACACGCCGTAACTCCACCGACCTGGAAGATATCTTCATCGCACACATCGCCGGAATGGATGCCATGGCACGTGCATTGGAAAATGCAGCCCGTCTGCTCGAAGAATCTCCTTACAAAAAGATGTTTGCCGACCGCTACGCTTCATTTGACAGCGGAAAAGGAAAAGATTTTGAAGAAGGCAAGCTGACCCTGGAAGATGTTGTAGCATACGCAAAAACCGCAGGCGAACCGAAACAGACCAGCGGAAAACAAGAATTGTACGAAGCTATTGTAAACATGTATTGCTAATGAGCTAAAATTTTAGCGCCCAGCCGGCATGCCCGTCGGTGAAGTTCATCTTCCCCGACCGGGTATGCCGGTTTTCTTTTCCTTTAAAACTTTTTATTATGGATTACACAGAAAAAGGAAGCAGAATCTATCTGTTCTCCATCGTACTTGTCGCTGTACTCGGAGGATTGCTGTTCGGCTACGACACTGCCGTTATCTCTGGCGCCGAAAAAGGACTCCAAGCCTTCTTCATGGGAGCAGACGATTTTGTCTATACTGATACGTGGCACGGAATCACTTCTTCGAGTGCCCTCTTAGGTTGTATCCTTGGCAGCGCCCTTTCCGGTTATTTCGCATCCCGCTTTGGAAGAAAGTTCTCTTTGTTGTTTGCGGGTATCATGTTTTTTCTCTCCGCTTTAGGCTCCTACTATCCGGAATTCCTTCTATTTCCTTACGGATCTCCCTCCTACTCTTTATTGGTGGCATTCAACTTCTACCGCGTCGTTGGAGGTGTGGGAGTAGGACTCGCTTCGGCCATCTGTCCGATGTACATTGCAGAAATCGCTCCGAGCAATATCCGAGGAACACTGGTTTCCTGGAACCAGTTTGCCATCATCTTCGGACAGCTGGTAGTGTACTTTGTCAACTTCCTCATCCTGGGCGACCACCTGAACCCTGTTGTGGAAATCGTGGACGGAGTGAACCGCATCATGAATCCGGAAGAAGCAGCCTGGACCATTGAAAGCGGATGGCGTCTGATGTTTGTCAGCGAAGCAGTGCCTGCCGGACTGTTTACCCTTTTGGTACTGTTTGTCCCTGAAACGCCCCGTTATCTGGCCATGACCGGACGTGATGAAAAGGCCTTGTTTGTATTGTGTCGGATCAACGGACTGACACAAGCCAAAACAATACTAAGTGAAATCAAAGCCACAGCAAACGAAAAAACCGAAAAACTGTTCACTTACGGCTGGATGGTTATCTTCATCGGTATCATGCTGAGTGTCTTCCAACAAGCTGTGGGCATCAATGCCGTACTCTATTTTGCCCCTCGTATCTTTGAAAGCATGGGCATGGGCAATCCGATGGTACAGACCGTATTCATGGGTATCGTCAACATCCTGTTTACTTTACTGGCCGTCTTCACAGTAGAAAAATGGGGACGCAAACCACTGCTGATTTACGGCTCTGCCGGTATGGCTATCGGCGCACTCGGAGTGGCTTTCAGCAATGCCGTTGCAGGACTCTCCCCCATGATACCAGTCATCAGCATCATGGTCTACAGTGCCTCGTTCATGTTCAGCTGGGGCCCCATCTGTTGGGTTCTCATTGCCGAAATTTTCCCCAACACCATTCGTGGGGCTGCCGTAGCCATCGCCGTAGCCTTCCAATGGATATTCAACTTCATTGTTTCCTCTACCTTCCTGCCTATGTATAACATGAGTGCCGGAGATATGGGGGATAAATTCGGCCACATGTTCGTGTATGGACTCTACGGAGTAGTCTGTATCCTTGCAGCCCTCTTTGTATGGCGGCTGGTCCCGGAAACCAAGGGCAAAACATTGGAGGACATGACACGTTTATGGAAAGAAAGGAAGAAATAACCCCTTGCATACCTACAAAAAAAGGACATTCAGATAATTTCTGAATGTCCTTTTTTTGTAGCGGGACCCGGGATTGAACCGGGGACCTCATGATTATGAATCATGCGCTCTAACCAGCTGAGCTATCCCGCCATTCCATTAAAAAAACCGCCAGGCGTGGAAGCCACCCAACGGCTAAACCATTCTTCGTAGCGGGACCCGGGATTGAACCGGGGACCTCATGATTATGAATCATGCGCTCTAACCAGCTGAGCTATCCCGCCATCATTTCGTGATTGCGGGTGCAAAGATAGAGCAAGTTTTTGAATTGCGCAAATTTATCTTCCTTTTTTTACTGTTTTTTCAATGGATAACTGTATAAATCCAAAAGAAAAGTCCACCTAACTGACTGTAAACAAAATCATTCCACTTCACCGAAGAGAGAAAACAAACATTTTCCTCTTTTACGCATTGCCTTTTTCCCCAATATCTCCACAGAAAAAGTTCTAAAAATTTTCTCCAATCGCTATGGAGTGAACAAAAAAATACTTTAATTTGCCGCCGTTGCTAAAAAATACAAATAAAAACACCAAAAAACGTCATGAAAAGAAAAACACAAATTGAATATCCACTGAACCCTTCCTCCAGTGTCATTATATGGAATGCCATCAGTACCCCTGCAGGCTTACAACGTTGGTTTGCCGACCAAGTGACAAAAGAAGGGAAAAACTATACTTTCCACTGGGGAAAAACAGAAACGCGACAAGCTGCTGTAGTCAACAGCCGACCGGAATTCTTTATCCGTTTCCACTGGCTGGACGATGAGGAAACAAAAAGTTATTTCGAAATGAAAATCCATTACAATGAACTGACAACCGACCATTCGCTGGAAATTACAGATTTTGCGGAACCTGGTGAAGAAGAAGACGTACGCAGCCTTTGGGATTCACAAATTGAAACCTTGAAAAGAGTTTTCGGAGTATAAATCTATAAAATATACAAAACTTTATTTTGCTGTCCGTTTTTTGTGCTACTTTTGCATGCTGATAATATTACACAGGAATGCTACGCATAAAAAAACTTGATATATTCGTCTTAAAGAGTTTTCTGCTGCTCTTTTCGGGCACATTCTTTATCTGCCTTTTCATTTTCATGATGCAGTTCCTATGGAGATATGTCGACGAGCTGGTAGGAAAAGGTCTGGAGATGAACGTGCTTGCCCAGTTTTTCTTTTTATCCGCACTGACATTGATACCGCTGTCTCTCCCGCTGGCTATTCTTCTGGCTGCCCTAATGACATTCGGTAACTTTGGGGAACGCTATGAACTGCTGTCCATGAAGGCTGCGGGTATCCCTTTGCTCCGCATTATCCGCCCGGTCGTCCTTTTCTGCATGTTCCTGGGAGTCATGTCGTTTTTTTTTCAGAACGTAATCGGCCCGAAAGCACAAAAAGAGCTTTGGACACTACTGGTTTCCATGAAACAGAAATCGCCGGAAGTCGATATTCCGGAAGGAGTGTTCTACAGCGACATTGAAGGATACAACATCTATGTGAAGAAGAAAGACCGTGAGACGGGTATCCTGAAAGACGTCTTAATCTACAACTTTTCGGACGGATTTGAAAATGCCCATATCATTTGGGCCGCAGAAGGAAAACTGGAACTGACCGCCGACAAAAAACACTTGTACTTGCATTTGTACAACGGAGAACAGTTCGAGAACCTGAAATCCCAGTCTGTCATTTCACGCAACGTCCCCTACCGTCGGGAGACCTTCAAGGAAAAACATACCTTGATAGCTTTCGACACCAACTTTGAGATGGTCGACGGCAACTTCCTGAACCAACGTTCGGACATCAAGAACATGCGGGAGATTTCACTGGCTATCGACTCGCTGAACATGTATGCCGACAGTGTGGGACATGCCATGTATTCGGATGCCATGAAAACCACTTACCGGAAACCAGTACTTTCCCAAGCGGATTCTACTAAAATCGAAAAAGAACATCTGACTTTCATCAATACCGACAGCATCCTGAACGGAATGACATCGGCGCAGCGATTGAAAGCCATCAACAGCACCGAAATGCGCCTCTCTTCCCTCATCTCGGAATGGAGCATGAAGAGCTATATGACAAGGGAGGCCGACGGGAACATCCGCCGGCACCAATCGGACTGGCACAAAAAAATCACTTTGTCACTGTCCTGTATCATCTTTTTCTTCATCGGAGCCCCGCTGGGTGCCATCATCCGAAAAGGAGGACTGGGTATGCCGGTGGTCATTTCCGTACTGATTTTCTTACTCTACTACATCATCGACTCCGGAGCTACCCGTGTGGCCAAAAGTGGAGAAATGAATATCATACTGGGAACATGGATGAGTACGATTATCCTGGCTCCACTGGGTGGATTCCTGACCTACAAATCCAATAAAGATTCTGTGGTATTCAACATCGATGTCTATGTAGCCTTCTTCCGGAAGATACTGGGAATCAGAGTATCGCGTCATATTTTCAAGAAAGAAGTCATCATCCATACCCCCGACTACAGCAGAATCTGTCAGGAGCTGGATGAGCTCTGTCTGGAATGTGAGACTTACGGCAATACTCACAAGCTGCTGGGACCGCCGAACTACTATCGGGTGTTCACCAACAACAAGCACGATGATGCCATCAAGGAAATCAGCCAGCAAATGGAAGGACTGATAGAAGAATTGTCCAATTCAAAAGACAGCGTATTGCTGAACTTATTGAACAATTATCCGTTCCTGTCGATAAAGGCGCACAAGAGTGTGTCGGACAACCGCTGGCTTAATCTGCTGATTGGTATCATTGTCCCGGCCGGACTGCTCATCTGGCTGAATATCTGGCGTTACCGGGTGCGTCTGGACAAAGACTTGAAAACCATCGTCAAGACCAGCCGTGACATACAGGAAAGAATCAAGAAATCATTCTAAACTATCATATCATTATGGAGAAAATCAAACTGAATACAATTGAAGAGGCAATCGAAGATTTCCGCAAAGGAGAATTCGTCATCATCGTAGACGACGAAGACCGCGAAAACGAAGGCGACCTGGTGGTAGCTGCAGAACTGATTACCCCGGAAAAAGTAAATTTCATGCTGAAACATGCAAGAGGTGTACTTTGCGCCCCTATCACCATATCCCGCTGTGAGGAACTGGATTTGCCACACCAAGTATCGAACAACACGTCGGTATTGGGCACACCGTTCACCGTGACCATCGACAAACTGGAAGGATGCACCACTGGCGTATCGGCTGCCGACCGTGCAGCCACTATCCGTGCGCTGGCCGACCCGACTTCCAAACCGGAAACCTTCGGACGTCCCGGACACGTGAACCCGCTGTATGCACAAGACAAAGGAGTACTCCGCCGTGCCGGACATACCGAAGCCTGTGTGGATATGGCCCGTCTGGCCGGACTCTATCCTGCCGCAGCCCTGATGGAAGTGATGAACGAAGACGGCACAATGGCCCGTCTGCCGGAATTGAAGAAAATGGCCGACGAATACGGCTTCAAACTGATTTCCATTGCCGACCTCATCGCTTACCGCCTCAAGCAGGAATCATTAGTAGAAAGAGGAGTGGAAGTAGACATGCCGACCGAATACGGCCACTTCCGTCTGATTCCTTTCCGCCAGAAAAGCAACGGACTGGAACATGTGGCCCTGATTAAAGGCACTTTCGCTGAAGACGAGCCGGTGCTGGTACGTGTACACTCTTCCTGCGCCACGGGCGACATCTTCGGCTCCATGCGCTGCGACTGTGGAGAACAGTTGCACAAAGCCATGCAGCAAATCGAGAAAGAAGGAAAGGGAGCCATCATCTACCTGAACCAGGAAGGACGCGGCATCGGCCTCATGGAAAAGATGAAAGCCTACAAGTTGCAGGAAGAAGGGATGGATACGGTAGACGCCAACCTGTGTCTGGGACATCAGGCCGACGAACGTGACTACGGAGTAGGCGCACAGATTCTTCGCGAAATCGGCATCCACAAGATGCGTCTGCTCACCAACAATCCAGTCAAGCGTGTGGGACTGGAAGCTTACGGACTGGAAATCGTAGAAAACGTACCTATCGAGGTGACTCCCAACAAATACAACGAGCGCTACCTGCGTACCAAAAAAGACAGAATGGGACATACCTTACATTTTAATAAATAATCAAGACGTATGGAAACAAACAATCTAGTAAAAAGTTATGCCAGCAAGGCTGCGCAAACCGCTTTGTTCCGCAGTGTATATCTTTGGATGACGCTGGCACTGGTCATTACGGGCTTTGTGGCCATGTACGTGGCCAAATCGTACACCCTCATTGAGGCCATGATGCAGAACTCCATCTTGTTCTGGGGCTTACTGATTGCCGAAGTAGCCCTGGTGATGTATCTTTCTGCCCGCATACATAAAATCAGCTTCACCACGGCCACCCTTCTGTTCATCACCTATTCGGTACTGAACGGGGTCACGATGTCCGTGCTCTTCCTGATTTATACCCTCAGTTCCATTGCCACTACCTTCTTTGTGACAGCCGGAACATTCGGAGTAACGGCCTTATACGGTTATATCACCAAGAAAGACCTCACCCGTATCGGCAGTCTTTGCCTGATGGGAGTAATCGGACTGATTATCGCCTCACTGGTGAACATGTTCCTGCACAACACGATGATGGACATGATTATTTCCTACATCGGCGTGCTGCTCTTTGTGGGACTTACAGCCTACGATTCGCAAAAAATCAGGCAACTCCTGTCGCACGACGACATTGAGGTCAACGAGACCACACAGAAGATAGCCCTGATGGGAGCCTTGACCCTGTATCTCGACTTCATCAACTTGTTCATTTATCTCCTCCGGATACTTGGAGACAGAAAATAAACCTTTTTCGAAGCTAATTTCTTTTATATGTGGAAGAAATTAGCTTCTTTTGCAAAGAATTTCCAACTTTAATAACACAATAACATGAACCAACTTTCAGATCGTTTGAACAGCCTGTCGCCTTCGGCTACACTGGCTATGTCACAGAAAAGTAGTGAACTTAAAGCTCAGGGGGTTGACGTCATCAACCTGAGTGTGGGAGAACCGGATTTCAACACTCCTGACCACATCAAAGAAGCGGCCAAAAAAGCCATTGACGAAAACTACTCTCGTTATTCACCTGTAGCCGGCTATCCGGCACTGCGCAACGCCATCGTGGCAAAACTGAAAAATGAAAACGGTCTGGAATACACCGCCGCTCAAATCAGCTGTGCAAACGGTGCCAAGCAGTCTGTCTGCAACACCATCCTGGCACTGATCAACAAAGGTGACGAAGTGATTGTTCCGGCTCCATTCTGGGTAAGCTATCCGGAAATGGTGAAACTGGCAGAAGGTACTCCGGTCATCGTTCGTGCAGGCATCGAACAAGACTTCAAAATCACTCCGGCCCAGCTGGAAGCTGCCATCACTCCCAAGACCCGTGCCCTGATTCTTTGCTCTCCGTCCAATCCGACAGGTTCCGTATATTCAAAGGAAGAACTGAAAGGACTGGCAGAAGTCATCGCCAAGCACGAACGTGTCATCGTCATTGCAGATGAAATCTACGAACATATCAACTACATCGGCAAACATGAAAGCATCGCCCAGTTTGCTGAAATCAAGGACCGTGTAGTCATCATCAACGGTGTATCAAAGGCATACGCCATGACAGGATGGCGTATCGGTTTCATCGCCGGTCCGGAATGGATTGTAAAAGGTG includes:
- a CDS encoding LptF/LptG family permease, with the translated sequence MLRIKKLDIFVLKSFLLLFSGTFFICLFIFMMQFLWRYVDELVGKGLEMNVLAQFFFLSALTLIPLSLPLAILLAALMTFGNFGERYELLSMKAAGIPLLRIIRPVVLFCMFLGVMSFFFQNVIGPKAQKELWTLLVSMKQKSPEVDIPEGVFYSDIEGYNIYVKKKDRETGILKDVLIYNFSDGFENAHIIWAAEGKLELTADKKHLYLHLYNGEQFENLKSQSVISRNVPYRRETFKEKHTLIAFDTNFEMVDGNFLNQRSDIKNMREISLAIDSLNMYADSVGHAMYSDAMKTTYRKPVLSQADSTKIEKEHLTFINTDSILNGMTSAQRLKAINSTEMRLSSLISEWSMKSYMTREADGNIRRHQSDWHKKITLSLSCIIFFFIGAPLGAIIRKGGLGMPVVISVLIFLLYYIIDSGATRVAKSGEMNIILGTWMSTIILAPLGGFLTYKSNKDSVVFNIDVYVAFFRKILGIRVSRHIFKKEVIIHTPDYSRICQELDELCLECETYGNTHKLLGPPNYYRVFTNNKHDDAIKEISQQMEGLIEELSNSKDSVLLNLLNNYPFLSIKAHKSVSDNRWLNLLIGIIVPAGLLIWLNIWRYRVRLDKDLKTIVKTSRDIQERIKKSF
- the xylE gene encoding D-xylose transporter XylE is translated as MDYTEKGSRIYLFSIVLVAVLGGLLFGYDTAVISGAEKGLQAFFMGADDFVYTDTWHGITSSSALLGCILGSALSGYFASRFGRKFSLLFAGIMFFLSALGSYYPEFLLFPYGSPSYSLLVAFNFYRVVGGVGVGLASAICPMYIAEIAPSNIRGTLVSWNQFAIIFGQLVVYFVNFLILGDHLNPVVEIVDGVNRIMNPEEAAWTIESGWRLMFVSEAVPAGLFTLLVLFVPETPRYLAMTGRDEKALFVLCRINGLTQAKTILSEIKATANEKTEKLFTYGWMVIFIGIMLSVFQQAVGINAVLYFAPRIFESMGMGNPMVQTVFMGIVNILFTLLAVFTVEKWGRKPLLIYGSAGMAIGALGVAFSNAVAGLSPMIPVISIMVYSASFMFSWGPICWVLIAEIFPNTIRGAAVAIAVAFQWIFNFIVSSTFLPMYNMSAGDMGDKFGHMFVYGLYGVVCILAALFVWRLVPETKGKTLEDMTRLWKERKK
- a CDS encoding pyridoxal phosphate-dependent aminotransferase, which encodes MNQLSDRLNSLSPSATLAMSQKSSELKAQGVDVINLSVGEPDFNTPDHIKEAAKKAIDENYSRYSPVAGYPALRNAIVAKLKNENGLEYTAAQISCANGAKQSVCNTILALINKGDEVIVPAPFWVSYPEMVKLAEGTPVIVRAGIEQDFKITPAQLEAAITPKTRALILCSPSNPTGSVYSKEELKGLAEVIAKHERVIVIADEIYEHINYIGKHESIAQFAEIKDRVVIINGVSKAYAMTGWRIGFIAGPEWIVKGVNKLQGQYTSGPCSVSQKAAEAAYTGTQAPVEEMRKAFERRRDLIVKLAKEIPGFEVNVPQGAFYLFPKCDSFFGKKDGDRVINNADDLAMYLLEVGHVACVGGTSFGAPECIRMSYATSDENIVESMRRIKETLARLK
- the xylA gene encoding xylose isomerase, translating into MATKEYFPGIGKIKFEGVESKNPMAFRYYDANKIIMGKPMKEWLKFAMAWWHTLCAEGGDQFGGGTKTFPWKGNPDKVQAAKDKADAGFEFMQKIGIEYYCFHDVDLCDEAATIEEYEANLKKIVAYLKKKQEETGIKLLWGTANVFGHARYMNGAATNPDFDVVARAAVQIKNAIDATIELGGTNYVFWGGREGYMSLLNTDQKREKEHLAQMLKMARDYARAKGFKGTFLVEPKPMEPTKHQYDVDTETVIGFLRAHGLDKDFKVNIEVNHATLAGHTFEHELAVAVDNGMLGSIDANRGDYQNGWDTDQFPIDNYELIQAMMQIIRGGGLGNGGTNFDAKTRRNSTDLEDIFIAHIAGMDAMARALENAARLLEESPYKKMFADRYASFDSGKGKDFEEGKLTLEDVVAYAKTAGEPKQTSGKQELYEAIVNMYC
- a CDS encoding bifunctional 3,4-dihydroxy-2-butanone-4-phosphate synthase/GTP cyclohydrolase II, with the protein product MEKIKLNTIEEAIEDFRKGEFVIIVDDEDRENEGDLVVAAELITPEKVNFMLKHARGVLCAPITISRCEELDLPHQVSNNTSVLGTPFTVTIDKLEGCTTGVSAADRAATIRALADPTSKPETFGRPGHVNPLYAQDKGVLRRAGHTEACVDMARLAGLYPAAALMEVMNEDGTMARLPELKKMADEYGFKLISIADLIAYRLKQESLVERGVEVDMPTEYGHFRLIPFRQKSNGLEHVALIKGTFAEDEPVLVRVHSSCATGDIFGSMRCDCGEQLHKAMQQIEKEGKGAIIYLNQEGRGIGLMEKMKAYKLQEEGMDTVDANLCLGHQADERDYGVGAQILREIGIHKMRLLTNNPVKRVGLEAYGLEIVENVPIEVTPNKYNERYLRTKKDRMGHTLHFNK
- a CDS encoding START-like domain-containing protein, which gives rise to MKRKTQIEYPLNPSSSVIIWNAISTPAGLQRWFADQVTKEGKNYTFHWGKTETRQAAVVNSRPEFFIRFHWLDDEETKSYFEMKIHYNELTTDHSLEITDFAEPGEEEDVRSLWDSQIETLKRVFGV
- a CDS encoding Bax inhibitor-1/YccA family protein; the encoded protein is METNNLVKSYASKAAQTALFRSVYLWMTLALVITGFVAMYVAKSYTLIEAMMQNSILFWGLLIAEVALVMYLSARIHKISFTTATLLFITYSVLNGVTMSVLFLIYTLSSIATTFFVTAGTFGVTALYGYITKKDLTRIGSLCLMGVIGLIIASLVNMFLHNTMMDMIISYIGVLLFVGLTAYDSQKIRQLLSHDDIEVNETTQKIALMGALTLYLDFINLFIYLLRILGDRK